The following proteins are encoded in a genomic region of Atribacterota bacterium:
- the rpmA gene encoding 50S ribosomal protein L27, giving the protein MAHKKSGGSARNGRDSNPKYLGVKVFSGQFVRAGSILVRQRGTRLKPGDNVGVGKDYTLFALRDGYVVFETKKDRRRVSVYSEVPQAS; this is encoded by the coding sequence GTGGCGCATAAAAAGAGTGGTGGTAGTGCTCGTAATGGGCGGGACAGCAATCCTAAATATTTGGGAGTCAAGGTTTTTAGCGGGCAGTTCGTTCGAGCTGGGAGCATTTTGGTGCGTCAACGGGGTACCCGCCTAAAGCCCGGAGATAACGTGGGTGTCGGTAAGGATTATACCCTCTTTGCTTTGCGGGACGGTTATGTGGTGTTTGAAACTAAAAAAGACCGCAGGCGGGTTTCAGTCTATTCTGAAGTGCCTCAGGCATCTTAG
- the rplU gene encoding 50S ribosomal protein L21, which translates to MFAIIEANGKQYPVEEGKLLALDSWVGQRGDEVIFEQVLLLRDGGKILVGKPYVKGSKVQGTVVQLKRGRKTLVFKYKPKVNYRRKIGHRQAISLVKIEKIEVEE; encoded by the coding sequence GTGTTTGCGATTATCGAAGCGAATGGCAAACAGTATCCGGTTGAGGAAGGCAAACTCCTTGCACTCGATTCCTGGGTGGGTCAAAGAGGAGACGAAGTTATTTTTGAACAGGTTCTTCTTTTACGAGATGGGGGAAAAATCCTGGTGGGGAAACCGTATGTAAAAGGGTCAAAGGTCCAGGGTACAGTGGTACAGTTAAAAAGAGGAAGAAAAACCCTGGTTTTTAAGTATAAGCCTAAAGTAAACTATAGGCGAAAGATAGGGCATCGTCAGGCAATTTCTTTGGTGAAGATTGAGAAAATCGAAGTGGAAGAGTGA
- a CDS encoding Rne/Rng family ribonuclease, producing MLKKEIVIDMSEVEIRAALLEDGKVVEFFFERFNESRLAGNVYKGTVENVLPGIQSAFVNIGLDKNAFLFIGDALLDEKGKGRIEDLFRPGEEIIVQVAKEPMGTKGARVTTKVALPGRYVVLMPGMDTMGLSHRIASTEERERLRKLVERLKPAKTGIIVRTAAEGRTAEEIKEDIEALVRLWSRIVHKAEIIASPALLYEEASLVYTLVRDLMGEEIDSIWINSFFGYQKLRDFVGSIVPNLVNRVKWFDNRENIFAHFGLERELERALSRKVWLKSGGYLVFDRTEAMTVIDVNTGKFVGKKDLQETILKTNLEAAEEIARQVRLRDIGGIILIDFIDMGRKEHRKQVVKTLEMALSYDRTRCTVIDMSELGLVEMTRKRVRKSLDSLLREPCGCCDGEGRVPSLETIAINLLRKIEEICGHASSAVVGFTVGQELGAYLNEEAYGVLENIEKLYGKKIVWKIDGNLPPRRYAIAGVGGEEVKERIERIG from the coding sequence ATGTTGAAAAAGGAAATCGTCATCGATATGTCGGAGGTCGAGATTCGAGCCGCTCTTTTAGAGGATGGTAAAGTGGTCGAGTTTTTTTTCGAGCGTTTCAACGAATCCCGTTTGGCGGGAAACGTTTACAAGGGGACAGTAGAAAACGTATTACCTGGAATTCAGTCTGCTTTTGTAAACATTGGTCTTGATAAAAATGCCTTTCTCTTCATTGGTGATGCCCTTTTAGATGAGAAGGGTAAGGGGAGGATTGAGGATTTGTTTCGGCCTGGAGAGGAAATTATTGTCCAGGTTGCCAAGGAACCGATGGGTACGAAAGGAGCAAGGGTCACAACCAAGGTGGCGTTACCAGGTCGGTATGTGGTGTTGATGCCCGGTATGGATACTATGGGATTGTCACACCGTATTGCTTCGACTGAGGAGCGGGAAAGATTGAGAAAACTGGTAGAAAGGCTGAAGCCAGCAAAGACCGGGATCATTGTAAGGACTGCAGCTGAAGGGAGAACGGCTGAAGAAATCAAAGAGGACATCGAAGCTCTGGTTCGGCTATGGAGCCGTATTGTGCATAAGGCTGAAATTATCGCCTCTCCAGCTCTGCTTTATGAGGAAGCGAGTTTGGTGTATACCCTGGTTAGAGACTTGATGGGTGAGGAGATTGACAGTATCTGGATCAACTCGTTTTTTGGTTATCAGAAGCTTCGGGATTTTGTGGGTTCGATTGTTCCCAACTTGGTGAATCGGGTAAAGTGGTTCGATAATCGAGAAAATATTTTTGCGCACTTTGGCCTGGAACGAGAGCTGGAACGGGCACTCAGCCGAAAAGTGTGGCTTAAAAGTGGAGGGTATCTCGTGTTTGACCGGACTGAAGCCATGACGGTTATCGACGTGAATACAGGAAAATTCGTAGGGAAAAAAGACCTTCAAGAGACGATTCTCAAAACGAACCTTGAAGCTGCTGAAGAAATTGCGCGACAGGTGCGCTTACGGGATATCGGTGGAATTATTCTCATTGATTTCATCGACATGGGACGTAAAGAGCATCGCAAGCAAGTGGTCAAAACACTGGAAATGGCTCTTTCCTATGATCGGACTCGATGTACGGTCATTGATATGAGTGAGCTGGGGCTGGTGGAAATGACCCGTAAAAGGGTCCGTAAAAGCCTGGATTCGCTATTGCGTGAGCCGTGCGGTTGTTGTGATGGGGAGGGGCGAGTGCCCTCACTCGAGACTATCGCCATTAATCTTCTGCGGAAGATTGAAGAAATTTGTGGTCATGCTTCTTCGGCTGTGGTTGGTTTTACTGTGGGACAGGAACTTGGTGCATATCTCAATGAAGAAGCGTATGGGGTTTTGGAAAACATTGAGAAGCTGTACGGGAAAAAGATTGTTTGGAAGATAGATGGAAATCTTCCTCCTCGCCGGTACGCTATCGCTGGGGTCGGTGGAGAAGAGGTGAAGGAAAGAATCGAAAGGATAGGATAG
- a CDS encoding TIGR03936 family radical SAM-associated protein: protein MLSLWGLFIVIQFRYRIKQRKMSPFHLISQLDIARLWDRTLRRSGIPILYSQGFNPRPLISFGPATPLGVESRAEYLEIFLGEEISCLRLQEELNRYLPEELRVEEVIMLEQPRLSLTQEIKGIVYAFSLYGVSSWDRVLLPEGIEIQNVYQKEHSLWVWFLFQDTKVFFSPLKFSSFLEENYDYPLPDKIIKERVLFR, encoded by the coding sequence TTGCTCTCGCTGTGGGGTCTGTTTATCGTGATCCAGTTTCGTTACCGAATAAAGCAGAGAAAAATGAGTCCTTTTCATCTTATTTCCCAGCTGGATATCGCCCGGTTGTGGGATCGAACCCTAAGGAGGTCCGGGATTCCGATTCTTTATTCGCAGGGGTTTAACCCTCGGCCTCTCATTTCTTTTGGTCCGGCAACGCCTCTAGGTGTGGAGAGTAGGGCAGAGTATCTGGAGATATTCTTGGGGGAAGAGATTTCCTGTCTCCGATTGCAGGAGGAACTGAATCGGTACCTTCCCGAGGAATTACGTGTCGAGGAAGTAATCATGCTTGAGCAACCGAGACTTTCTCTGACGCAGGAAATAAAAGGTATCGTTTACGCATTTTCTTTATACGGAGTTTCTTCCTGGGATCGTGTTTTACTTCCCGAAGGTATAGAAATACAAAATGTGTATCAAAAGGAACATTCTCTCTGGGTATGGTTCCTCTTTCAGGATACAAAAGTTTTTTTTAGCCCTTTGAAATTTTCCTCGTTCTTGGAAGAGAACTATGATTATCCACTTCCAGATAAAATAATCAAGGAAAGGGTTCTGTTTAGGTAG
- a CDS encoding TIGR03960 family B12-binding radical SAM protein, whose protein sequence is MKNGNLDTLINSREIYSVVKPGRYIGREINAVVKLGPIRLSVALAFPDTYEIGMSHVGMKILYHLLNLLPGIRAERVFAPWPDMGALMRRKNIPLYSLESKLPIVSFDLLGFSLQHELNYTNVLYMLDLAGIPLYAWERDERFPLVMGGGPCVFNPEPVAPFFDFFFLGEAEEGLLEIVDVLVATKGRKKEEVLAQLAKIEGVYVPSLFSPRFLGQALQESDSHQMVQRRWVKDLDSAPYPTAIVVPYVSIVHDRIPVEIARGCTRGCRFCQAGVIYRPHRERSPEKVRDLTMSLVKNTGYEEVSLVSLSSTDYSQIEVLIRDLSLMLLPLRVNISLPSLRMNTFSVELAKSLQRVRKSGLTFAPEAGTERLRRVINKNLTDQEILLTMEKVFSSGWQDVKLYFMIGLPEEKEEDVDGIVRLVKEILTVGKKNQKQIAVHLSIAAFIPKPHTPFQWVPQERRERLEEKMRTLSAQLRNLGKRVRFNWSSFETSSIEALLARGDRRLSKVIERVYRSGGVMEGWTEFFSFERWLMALKKEGLSLDEYIYQVFPFATSFPWDFIDCGVSREFLWNEYEKAKRAQYTPFCQDGVDCSRCGVCLS, encoded by the coding sequence TTGAAAAACGGAAATTTGGACACTCTGATCAATAGCCGGGAAATTTATTCTGTGGTAAAACCTGGAAGGTACATCGGAAGAGAAATCAACGCGGTGGTGAAGTTAGGGCCGATTCGGCTATCAGTGGCATTGGCTTTTCCTGATACGTATGAAATTGGAATGTCCCATGTGGGAATGAAAATTCTCTATCATCTTTTAAATCTCCTTCCTGGAATTCGAGCCGAAAGGGTTTTTGCTCCCTGGCCGGACATGGGTGCGTTGATGCGTCGCAAAAACATCCCTCTTTACTCTCTGGAGAGCAAATTACCGATTGTTTCTTTCGACCTTTTGGGTTTCAGTTTGCAGCATGAGCTGAATTACACCAATGTTCTCTATATGCTAGATTTAGCTGGTATTCCTCTCTACGCCTGGGAGCGAGACGAACGTTTCCCTCTGGTAATGGGAGGCGGACCGTGTGTTTTTAATCCGGAACCGGTGGCACCATTTTTTGACTTTTTTTTCTTGGGAGAAGCCGAAGAGGGTTTGTTGGAGATTGTGGACGTGCTTGTGGCTACAAAGGGCAGGAAAAAAGAAGAGGTTCTTGCTCAGTTGGCAAAAATTGAAGGAGTGTATGTGCCGTCTCTTTTTTCACCCCGGTTTCTAGGACAAGCGTTACAGGAAAGTGATTCTCACCAAATGGTACAGAGACGTTGGGTTAAAGACCTTGATAGCGCTCCGTACCCTACTGCGATTGTGGTTCCGTATGTAAGCATTGTTCATGACCGCATTCCGGTGGAGATTGCTCGAGGCTGTACCCGAGGTTGTCGTTTCTGTCAGGCGGGGGTGATTTATCGGCCCCATCGAGAACGCTCTCCGGAGAAGGTTCGGGACCTTACCATGTCTTTAGTGAAAAATACAGGATATGAGGAAGTATCGCTCGTTTCTTTGAGCAGTACCGATTATAGCCAGATTGAAGTACTCATCAGAGATTTGTCACTTATGCTTTTACCGTTGCGGGTCAATATCTCGCTTCCTTCTTTGCGGATGAATACCTTTTCAGTGGAACTTGCCAAGAGTCTGCAGCGGGTGAGGAAAAGTGGATTAACATTTGCTCCCGAAGCCGGGACAGAGCGGTTACGGCGGGTGATTAACAAAAATTTGACTGACCAGGAAATTCTTTTGACTATGGAGAAGGTTTTTTCTTCCGGCTGGCAGGATGTAAAGTTGTACTTTATGATTGGTCTCCCCGAAGAAAAAGAAGAAGATGTGGATGGTATCGTCAGGTTGGTTAAGGAAATTCTAACAGTGGGAAAGAAAAACCAAAAACAGATTGCTGTGCACCTGAGTATTGCGGCATTCATTCCCAAACCTCATACTCCTTTTCAGTGGGTTCCTCAGGAGAGGCGGGAACGTCTGGAAGAAAAAATGCGTACGCTTTCTGCACAGTTACGGAATCTGGGGAAAAGAGTCCGTTTTAACTGGTCGAGCTTTGAAACGAGTTCCATCGAAGCACTGTTAGCAAGAGGTGATCGACGGTTGAGTAAGGTTATTGAACGAGTGTACCGGAGTGGGGGCGTTATGGAGGGCTGGACGGAATTCTTTTCTTTCGAAAGATGGCTTATGGCACTGAAAAAAGAGGGTCTTTCTCTGGATGAATACATTTATCAAGTATTTCCTTTTGCTACATCGTTTCCCTGGGATTTTATTGACTGTGGTGTGAGTAGGGAATTTTTATGGAATGAATATGAAAAGGCGAAGAGAGCGCAATATACTCCTTTCTGCCAGGATGGGGTTGATTGCTCTCGCTGTGGGGTCTGTTTATCGTGA
- the rodA gene encoding rod shape-determining protein RodA, translating into MGEDRILVVVVVALCLLGILAVYSVDPVRTEGWGTRSFFGRQIIWNIVGWSIFLFFAFLDYRLLARGGWLFYLLMCLSLVGVLLFGTGDETGARRWLFSQSVQPAEFAKLFLILFLGFYMSESKEDFDSYPLLLKSGVLSIVPVALVFVEPDLGTSMVLLVTWLGALFVCGFGGKKMGIVLGGLAALGSSGWLFLKEYQKRRVMAFLNPWKDPLGSGYNVLQSQIAIGAGGLTGQGWLSGKQSQLRFLPARHTDFIFASFCEQTGFLGGALILLLMGVLVWLSMRIARNALDLEGKVFAALTGLVFGFQFFVNAGMNMGVMPVTGIPLPFVSYGGSALLVNLIMVGLLYNIANSKRREVEKRKFGHSDQ; encoded by the coding sequence GTGGGAGAAGATAGAATTTTGGTTGTGGTTGTGGTTGCGCTTTGTCTTTTGGGTATTTTGGCGGTATACAGCGTGGATCCCGTACGGACGGAGGGATGGGGAACGAGGAGTTTCTTCGGACGACAGATTATCTGGAATATTGTTGGCTGGTCTATTTTTTTGTTTTTTGCCTTTCTTGACTACCGTCTTCTTGCCAGAGGCGGTTGGCTATTTTACCTGCTTATGTGCCTTTCTTTGGTAGGAGTGCTCCTTTTTGGCACGGGTGATGAAACTGGTGCTCGAAGGTGGCTTTTTTCTCAGTCTGTACAACCTGCTGAGTTTGCAAAGTTATTTCTGATTCTTTTCCTTGGCTTTTACATGAGTGAAAGCAAGGAGGATTTTGACTCTTATCCTTTATTGCTGAAAAGTGGTGTGCTCTCTATTGTGCCCGTGGCCCTGGTGTTTGTGGAACCGGATCTTGGGACTTCCATGGTGCTTCTCGTAACTTGGTTGGGGGCTCTTTTTGTCTGTGGTTTTGGTGGGAAAAAAATGGGGATTGTATTGGGAGGGTTAGCGGCTTTGGGTTCATCAGGGTGGTTATTTTTGAAGGAGTATCAAAAGAGAAGGGTCATGGCTTTTTTGAATCCTTGGAAAGATCCCTTGGGGAGTGGTTATAACGTTCTCCAGTCACAGATTGCCATCGGTGCTGGGGGTTTAACTGGTCAGGGATGGCTTTCGGGGAAACAGAGTCAACTCCGCTTTCTTCCTGCCCGGCATACCGACTTTATTTTTGCTTCTTTTTGCGAACAAACAGGTTTTCTAGGGGGAGCCCTTATTCTTCTTCTTATGGGGGTACTCGTTTGGTTGTCAATGAGGATTGCACGCAATGCTCTGGATTTGGAAGGAAAAGTTTTTGCTGCACTTACTGGTTTGGTTTTTGGCTTTCAGTTTTTTGTCAATGCAGGAATGAATATGGGCGTTATGCCAGTTACAGGCATCCCTCTTCCTTTTGTTAGTTACGGGGGGAGCGCACTCCTTGTGAATCTGATTATGGTGGGGTTGTTATATAATATTGCCAATTCGAAAAGGAGAGAGGTTGAAAAACGGAAATTTGGACACTCTGATCAATAG
- the mrdA gene encoding penicillin-binding protein 2: MWDKESAERIYHRIGILGWVSFVLLMVLFVRLWYLSVLQGDWYRERSERNWIRVIPLQALRGNVYDCNGKILAEDLPRFRLVLLEGSMQIDEARNKVEKVLQRKLASEFREIAPGEIILLENLSLEEVIKIEEAQEELPGVMVESYPHRFYPVSQVFSHVVGYVGKITSEEFKSLGPLGYEVWDRVGKGGIELFYEDLLRGRKGYRRVEVDALGQVRKVLANHPARFENSIVLTLDRDFQEYCYKLLGNHRGAIIVGKPLTGEILVLVSKPGFNPNDLVEGLSTEKWTELAQDEARPFTNRAIQATYAPGSIFKLLVAIAGLEEGVISAQTTFFCPGFLEYSGKHYYCWNRAGHGTVNVEKAIAHSCNVFFYNLALKLGPEKIVSYAQKFGLGVKTDFDLPGIKEGFLPTPNWKRQTKREIWYPGDTLNLSIGQGYLLVTPFEIYRLLCGIATRGKIYKPHLLKGILDGKGKLIREQKAVLEREIKIKESTWNLLVNGMKRVVTQGTGYACRDIPVKLAAKTGTAQNPHGKDHSWFGGFFPAEDPEVVFLVFVENGGDGSGEAARMARDLIHWFLEKRGVERGRR; this comes from the coding sequence ATGTGGGATAAGGAAAGTGCAGAGAGGATATATCATCGCATTGGAATTTTAGGATGGGTTTCATTTGTGCTCCTCATGGTTCTCTTTGTACGACTCTGGTATCTGAGTGTTTTGCAGGGAGACTGGTACAGAGAACGTTCGGAGCGAAACTGGATTAGAGTGATTCCTCTGCAGGCGCTTCGGGGAAATGTTTACGACTGTAACGGAAAAATTCTGGCGGAAGACCTCCCTCGCTTCCGGCTCGTGCTTCTGGAAGGGAGCATGCAAATCGACGAAGCCAGGAACAAGGTGGAGAAAGTTCTACAGCGAAAACTTGCTTCAGAATTTCGGGAAATCGCTCCTGGAGAAATTATCCTCCTGGAAAATTTGTCTCTGGAAGAAGTTATTAAAATTGAGGAAGCTCAGGAAGAGCTTCCCGGGGTAATGGTAGAAAGCTATCCCCATCGATTCTATCCTGTTTCTCAGGTGTTTTCTCACGTTGTGGGATATGTAGGAAAGATAACTTCTGAAGAGTTTAAATCTCTGGGACCCTTGGGATATGAAGTGTGGGACAGAGTTGGTAAAGGAGGGATAGAATTATTTTACGAAGATTTGTTGCGGGGGAGAAAAGGTTATCGTCGAGTCGAGGTTGATGCTTTGGGTCAGGTGAGAAAGGTTCTCGCTAACCATCCTGCCAGGTTTGAGAATTCTATCGTTTTAACTCTAGATCGGGATTTTCAGGAATACTGTTACAAGTTACTGGGCAATCATCGAGGGGCGATCATTGTTGGTAAACCTTTGACTGGTGAGATTCTTGTTTTGGTCAGCAAGCCTGGTTTTAATCCCAACGACCTTGTAGAAGGACTGAGCACCGAGAAATGGACAGAGCTCGCTCAGGACGAAGCAAGACCCTTTACGAATCGCGCCATACAGGCGACATACGCTCCGGGTTCCATTTTTAAATTGCTCGTGGCCATTGCTGGCTTAGAAGAGGGAGTTATTTCTGCTCAGACCACTTTTTTCTGTCCGGGATTTCTGGAGTATAGTGGTAAACATTATTATTGCTGGAATCGGGCTGGTCATGGAACAGTCAACGTAGAAAAGGCAATTGCTCATTCCTGTAATGTTTTTTTCTACAATCTGGCTCTGAAGCTGGGTCCAGAAAAAATAGTCAGTTATGCTCAGAAGTTTGGTTTGGGGGTGAAGACTGATTTTGACCTGCCCGGTATCAAAGAGGGATTTCTTCCAACCCCAAATTGGAAAAGACAAACCAAAAGGGAAATCTGGTATCCGGGAGACACACTGAATCTTTCTATAGGTCAGGGATATCTCTTGGTGACTCCTTTTGAAATCTATCGCCTGTTATGTGGTATTGCTACAAGGGGTAAGATATATAAGCCACATCTCCTCAAGGGGATTCTGGACGGTAAGGGTAAATTGATCAGAGAACAGAAGGCCGTTCTCGAACGGGAAATTAAAATAAAGGAAAGTACCTGGAATCTCCTTGTGAATGGGATGAAAAGAGTGGTTACCCAGGGTACCGGATATGCTTGTCGGGATATTCCGGTGAAACTCGCAGCCAAAACTGGTACAGCCCAAAATCCTCATGGGAAGGACCATTCGTGGTTTGGAGGATTTTTTCCGGCGGAAGACCCTGAAGTTGTTTTTTTGGTGTTTGTTGAAAATGGAGGAGATGGAAGTGGAGAGGCAGCTCGTATGGCGAGAGACCTGATTCATTGGTTTCTGGAAAAAAGAGGTGTTGAGCGTGGGAGAAGATAG
- the mreC gene encoding rod shape-determining protein MreC, which translates to MKFKKTVFLVVLVAIGFQVLLFALRKPDEGLGGRLRGIAVPFYRGGVFLGKMVERRMAELRDKRRLIEENERLREELGVFSSENALLRGELEKLRMEIEASRLEKEVGFEVVPAQVIGRDPYDWLGKAVIDRGEKDGVAKGMIVVTYQGMVGKIEAVYDSYSVVRLLLSPFLAVGVLVQRTKDLGVAVGDGNGLCVIKYIYRASSLQRGDLVVTSGLGPGTPRGIVVGRIVEVREEEGSLFKEAILQPSCDFSILDRVLVIKSAA; encoded by the coding sequence TTGAAGTTCAAGAAGACTGTTTTTCTCGTGGTTTTAGTGGCAATCGGTTTCCAGGTACTCCTTTTTGCTTTGCGGAAACCAGATGAGGGTTTAGGGGGAAGACTGCGGGGGATTGCAGTACCATTCTATCGGGGTGGTGTATTTCTGGGAAAAATGGTTGAAAGAAGAATGGCTGAGTTAAGAGATAAGAGGCGGTTGATCGAAGAGAATGAGCGATTAAGGGAAGAACTGGGGGTTTTCTCGAGTGAAAATGCGCTTTTGCGAGGAGAGTTGGAAAAGTTGCGCATGGAAATAGAGGCCAGCAGACTCGAAAAGGAGGTTGGTTTTGAAGTAGTCCCTGCCCAGGTTATTGGAAGAGACCCTTATGATTGGTTGGGGAAAGCAGTAATCGATCGGGGAGAAAAGGATGGGGTTGCAAAAGGTATGATAGTGGTGACATACCAGGGGATGGTTGGCAAAATTGAAGCAGTCTATGATTCATATTCGGTGGTTCGACTTCTTTTAAGCCCCTTTTTGGCCGTAGGGGTTCTGGTACAGCGAACAAAGGATCTGGGAGTTGCTGTTGGCGATGGTAATGGTCTCTGTGTTATTAAGTATATCTACCGCGCTTCCAGCTTGCAGAGAGGTGACCTGGTGGTCACTTCAGGTTTAGGTCCTGGAACTCCCCGGGGAATTGTGGTGGGCAGAATAGTGGAAGTGAGGGAAGAAGAGGGAAGCTTGTTTAAGGAAGCAATCCTGCAACCAAGTTGTGATTTTTCAATTTTAGATCGGGTGCTGGTGATTAAAAGTGCCGCATGA
- a CDS encoding FAD:protein FMN transferase gives MDHYTFFGLDTIIEVTLPHRYSSLKKDIERTITHFDYLWNRFSPESVVWKINHTKSCEVDADTLDILEKAVRLSRDTGGFFCPLIAPILDLWGFSGSPRVPEKEEVQEVVQEIVKSDLIIEGQRVSLRGKGQLDLGGIAKGYVVDTLISLLKGKGVPKALINAGGQVFGFGAEWKVGIFNPVTGKLAGYIIIENGSVSTSGDYFRFFERGGVRYHHVINPFTGYPEDDFRSVTVVAPSGVLADVLSTAILAGGHEALLLVQEQFGDVAVLTIDAKGELFALGSMKKNFVSLSEEEVQP, from the coding sequence ATGGATCATTATACCTTTTTTGGCCTTGATACCATAATTGAGGTTACTCTTCCTCACCGGTATTCTTCCTTAAAAAAGGATATTGAACGTACCATCACCCATTTTGATTACCTCTGGAACCGGTTTTCTCCGGAAAGCGTAGTATGGAAGATAAACCATACGAAATCCTGTGAGGTGGATGCCGATACGTTGGATATTTTGGAGAAAGCCGTACGACTTTCTCGGGATACAGGGGGTTTTTTTTGTCCTTTGATTGCTCCAATTCTTGACCTGTGGGGGTTCTCTGGCAGTCCTCGGGTTCCAGAAAAAGAGGAGGTACAAGAAGTGGTACAGGAAATTGTAAAGAGTGATCTTATTATTGAAGGGCAAAGAGTTTCTCTACGGGGCAAGGGCCAACTGGATCTTGGAGGGATTGCCAAAGGGTATGTGGTGGATACCCTGATTTCGCTGTTAAAAGGTAAAGGGGTACCTAAGGCGCTGATTAATGCTGGGGGGCAAGTCTTCGGTTTTGGTGCGGAGTGGAAGGTGGGTATCTTTAACCCAGTTACCGGTAAGTTAGCAGGATATATTATAATTGAAAATGGATCAGTTTCCACGTCGGGTGATTATTTTCGATTTTTTGAACGAGGTGGGGTTCGGTATCATCACGTGATCAATCCTTTCACTGGTTATCCGGAAGATGACTTTCGAAGTGTTACCGTTGTTGCACCAAGTGGAGTTTTAGCGGATGTGCTTTCCACGGCCATCTTGGCTGGTGGTCATGAGGCTCTTTTGCTGGTGCAGGAGCAATTTGGAGATGTGGCTGTTCTCACCATTGATGCAAAAGGAGAATTATTCGCTTTGGGAAGTATGAAAAAGAACTTTGTTTCCCTGTCCGAAGAAGAGGTGCAACCTTGA
- the amrS gene encoding AmmeMemoRadiSam system radical SAM enzyme: protein MRKARFWERIEKTNQVQCLLCPHHCLLAEDQVGICRVRQNQGGILYAQTYGKIAALALDPVEKKPLYHFYPGSNILSIGSVGCNLRCIFCQNWHISQASFQDFPLQDVSGEELVGMAINKGSVGIAYTYNEPLVSWEFVYDTAFLAREKKIKNVLVTNGYIEKEPLQELLPLIDAANIDLKSMDEIFYQRYCGGKLSVVLSTIEMAFHAGVHVEITNLLVPSLNDQLELVERLVDWIARLSPSIPLHFSRCFPAYRFDSPPTSLSVLERAFAVAKRKLHFVYLGNVHDTERSSTFCPSCGRLLVKRSGYQVNVVGLKGKRCQFCQTSLYFCN from the coding sequence GTGCGAAAAGCCAGATTTTGGGAAAGGATTGAAAAAACGAACCAAGTTCAGTGTCTGCTTTGTCCCCATCACTGTCTTCTTGCGGAAGACCAGGTTGGAATTTGCCGGGTACGGCAAAATCAGGGTGGAATTCTCTATGCTCAGACTTACGGGAAAATTGCTGCGCTAGCCTTGGACCCAGTGGAGAAGAAACCACTTTATCATTTCTATCCTGGTTCCAATATTCTCTCCATAGGGAGTGTGGGGTGCAATCTGCGCTGTATCTTCTGCCAGAACTGGCATATTTCTCAAGCGAGTTTTCAAGATTTTCCTTTACAGGATGTGTCTGGGGAAGAACTCGTGGGAATGGCCATAAATAAAGGTTCTGTGGGCATTGCCTATACCTATAATGAGCCGCTCGTTTCCTGGGAGTTCGTTTATGACACCGCTTTTTTGGCTCGGGAGAAAAAAATCAAAAATGTTCTGGTAACCAATGGGTACATTGAAAAAGAACCCCTCCAGGAACTCTTGCCTCTTATTGATGCTGCTAATATTGATTTGAAGTCTATGGATGAAATATTCTATCAGCGTTACTGTGGAGGAAAACTTTCTGTGGTGCTTTCGACCATTGAAATGGCTTTTCATGCCGGTGTGCATGTGGAAATCACCAATCTCCTTGTTCCGTCTTTGAATGATCAGCTGGAACTGGTAGAGAGGCTGGTGGACTGGATTGCCCGGCTCTCTCCTTCTATTCCTCTTCATTTTTCCCGTTGTTTTCCGGCATACCGTTTCGATTCCCCTCCTACTTCGCTCTCGGTGCTGGAAAGGGCCTTTGCGGTGGCTAAAAGAAAGCTTCATTTCGTATATTTAGGGAATGTTCATGATACCGAAAGGAGTTCTACTTTTTGCCCCTCCTGTGGAAGGCTTTTGGTCAAGCGAAGTGGTTACCAAGTAAACGTTGTCGGCTTAAAGGGGAAACGTTGTCAATTTTGTCAGACCAGCCTTTATTTTTGCAATTGA
- the amrA gene encoding AmmeMemoRadiSam system protein A produces MSSERDWKSIAQEIISLARGAIEYYLKTGDYLSVPSSLSPTLLSMKSGVFVSLKKGKSLRGCIGTFLPQRENLAQEIIYNAVSAAFSDPRFPPVQHSELPEITISVDVLSPLELVHDTRSLDPRKYGVLVESGWKRGLLLPDLEGVDTVEEQLRIATGKAGIRPREPVIIYRFTVERFTEEKSG; encoded by the coding sequence TTGAGTAGCGAGAGGGATTGGAAAAGTATAGCTCAGGAGATTATTTCTTTGGCTCGTGGGGCTATTGAGTATTATCTTAAGACGGGCGATTATCTTTCTGTGCCGTCTTCTCTTTCTCCAACGCTTTTGAGCATGAAGAGTGGTGTATTTGTCTCTCTCAAGAAAGGAAAATCGCTTCGTGGGTGTATTGGTACGTTTCTCCCTCAAAGGGAAAATTTGGCTCAGGAAATTATCTATAACGCTGTGAGTGCTGCGTTTTCTGACCCCCGCTTTCCACCGGTGCAACATTCAGAGTTGCCGGAAATCACCATTTCGGTCGATGTGCTTTCTCCCCTGGAATTGGTACACGATACGAGATCGCTTGATCCTCGGAAATATGGGGTGCTCGTGGAAAGTGGTTGGAAAAGAGGATTGCTTCTGCCGGACCTTGAGGGGGTTGATACGGTGGAGGAACAGCTCCGCATTGCGACGGGGAAAGCCGGGATCAGGCCTCGCGAACCGGTAATCATATACCGTTTTACAGTGGAACGATTCACGGAAGAAAAGAGTGGATAG